From the Agrobacterium larrymoorei genome, one window contains:
- a CDS encoding hydantoinase/oxoprolinase family protein, whose product MAKLAFDTGGTFTDFALLDDSGELHLHKVLSTPKNPAEAVVQGVSELLEKHAATISIDNIQVLGATTVVTNAVLERKGVETGFVTSDGFQDMLRIRNEGRYDLYDLNIKYPDPLVTRSNSFGAQERIAADGSVITELMEETVREIAGRLKEKGISSVAVCLLHAYKYPQHEKRVAALLREENPDIFVSLSSEVCPEMREFDRASTTVVNAYTRPQMAGHVAHLQREFAQKGIDRQVLWMTSSGGLVPSQRAAELPVRLIESGPAAGAVAAAEFGRTAGENSVLSFDMGGTTAKLCLIPDGEPNVGTDLEVAHYQRFRKGSGFPLKIQSIQMIEIGAGGGSIAARNPLGLLDVGPHSAGAMPGPAAYQRGGTEPTVTDADILLGYMGTESFVGGSFKVSKDAARVAMEKLATSLDVSVERCAWGIHDLVNESMSKAAAMHATDLGVDPRSLPMVAFGGAGPVHAYGIARKLGISRIICPTGAGVSSAIGLLIAPVAVDLSVSHPMALDAWNIDAMNTLLDDLAAQGAEVVSAAGVPKDTIANRYTVDMRHVGQGHEITIVLPDRTLPKEQFLQELRDAFFKLYRELFGRTVAAPLEVITWRLRASGDKDQVTRPHETVVADAKKGSRQVYFQEAGTYVETSVYDHYKLPVGEAVKGPAIVEQRESTAVVGPSGVFHVDAHGNLVINIL is encoded by the coding sequence ATGGCAAAACTTGCTTTCGACACTGGCGGTACTTTTACCGACTTCGCTCTGCTTGATGACAGTGGAGAACTCCATCTGCACAAGGTCCTGAGCACACCGAAAAACCCTGCCGAAGCTGTCGTTCAGGGCGTATCCGAGTTGCTCGAAAAGCACGCCGCAACAATTTCGATCGACAACATCCAGGTTCTGGGTGCAACGACTGTCGTGACCAATGCCGTATTGGAGCGTAAGGGCGTCGAGACAGGTTTTGTAACATCGGACGGCTTTCAGGACATGCTGCGCATCCGCAACGAGGGGCGCTACGATCTCTATGATCTCAACATCAAATATCCCGATCCGCTGGTCACCCGCTCGAACAGCTTCGGTGCTCAGGAACGCATCGCAGCCGATGGTTCGGTCATCACTGAACTGATGGAAGAAACCGTGCGCGAAATCGCCGGTCGGCTGAAGGAGAAGGGTATCAGCTCGGTCGCAGTCTGCCTGCTGCATGCCTACAAATATCCGCAGCATGAAAAGCGTGTCGCAGCCCTTCTTCGTGAAGAAAATCCCGATATTTTCGTTTCGCTTTCTTCGGAAGTCTGCCCGGAAATGCGCGAGTTCGATCGTGCATCCACCACGGTGGTAAACGCTTATACACGCCCGCAAATGGCGGGCCACGTTGCTCATCTTCAGCGCGAATTCGCGCAAAAAGGCATCGACCGTCAGGTTCTGTGGATGACATCTTCCGGCGGTCTGGTGCCGAGCCAGCGCGCTGCGGAGCTTCCGGTGCGCCTGATTGAATCGGGCCCGGCCGCAGGCGCTGTCGCCGCTGCCGAATTCGGCCGCACCGCTGGCGAAAACAGCGTGTTGTCCTTCGATATGGGCGGCACGACCGCAAAGCTCTGCCTGATCCCGGATGGCGAGCCGAATGTCGGCACGGATCTCGAGGTCGCCCATTATCAGCGGTTCCGCAAAGGCTCCGGCTTCCCGCTGAAAATTCAGTCGATCCAGATGATCGAAATCGGTGCGGGCGGCGGCTCCATTGCGGCCAGAAACCCTCTTGGTCTTCTGGATGTCGGCCCGCATTCTGCTGGCGCAATGCCGGGACCGGCGGCCTACCAGCGCGGCGGCACCGAACCAACGGTCACGGATGCGGACATTCTGCTCGGCTACATGGGGACGGAATCCTTCGTCGGCGGCTCTTTCAAGGTTTCCAAGGATGCAGCGCGCGTTGCGATGGAAAAGCTTGCGACTTCGCTCGATGTTTCGGTGGAGCGCTGCGCCTGGGGCATCCACGATCTGGTCAACGAATCCATGAGCAAGGCCGCCGCGATGCACGCGACCGATCTCGGCGTCGACCCGCGTTCGCTGCCCATGGTCGCGTTTGGTGGTGCCGGGCCGGTCCATGCCTACGGTATCGCCCGAAAGCTCGGCATTTCGCGGATCATCTGCCCGACCGGCGCCGGTGTCAGTTCCGCCATTGGACTGTTGATCGCACCCGTGGCCGTCGATCTTTCGGTCAGCCATCCGATGGCGCTGGATGCGTGGAATATCGATGCCATGAATACGCTTCTGGACGACCTTGCGGCCCAAGGTGCCGAAGTCGTTTCTGCGGCAGGCGTACCGAAGGACACCATTGCCAATCGTTACACCGTGGATATGCGGCACGTAGGGCAGGGGCATGAAATCACCATCGTCCTGCCGGATCGGACCTTGCCGAAAGAGCAGTTTCTTCAGGAATTGCGCGACGCCTTCTTCAAGCTCTATCGAGAACTGTTCGGCAGAACCGTTGCTGCGCCCCTCGAAGTCATCACCTGGCGTTTGCGCGCCAGCGGGGACAAGGATCAGGTTACGCGCCCGCACGAAACTGTTGTTGCCGACGCCAAAAAGGGTAGCCGTCAGGTCTACTTTCAGGAAGCGGGAACCTACGTCGAGACGTCCGTTTATGACCATTACAAACTGCCGGTCGGTGAGGCGGTCAAGGGGCCTGCAATCGTCGAACAGCGTGAATCAACAGCGGTCGTGGGTCCAAGCGGCGTCTTCCATGTCGATGCGCACGGCAACCTCGTGATCAACATTCTCTAA
- the nac gene encoding nitrogen assimilation transcriptional regulator NAC — MSVDFKKLKSFVKIIDTGSVSRAASILRVAQPALSQQIASLEQHFKHQLLIRSNVGITPTEAGLILYRNAQIMLKQIEQTQIDIDQSARSLSGRVSIGLATYSSSSALSLPLIKAMRARFPDITVHINDSFGHILSELIMTGKMDMALIYTSDPIKGVSLRPLFREEMYLVSPAGMTLPEAPGKALPLSSLDAMPLLLPSKSHFLRRLIDDAVGRARAKPEVISELESIPALSAAVLDGLGSTILPASVVLETTSFQGAQMHPLTKPVIDATVSLCTSDHLPLSEPALAARSVLLEIVAKMQSEHHPGIRAI, encoded by the coding sequence ATGAGCGTTGATTTCAAGAAACTGAAGAGCTTTGTAAAGATAATCGATACGGGAAGTGTGTCGCGCGCAGCCAGTATCCTTCGTGTCGCGCAGCCGGCCCTGTCCCAGCAGATTGCTTCGCTAGAACAACACTTCAAGCACCAGCTTCTCATCCGCAGCAATGTCGGCATTACCCCGACGGAAGCAGGGCTTATTCTCTATCGAAACGCTCAGATCATGCTAAAGCAGATCGAGCAGACGCAGATCGATATCGATCAGTCCGCACGGTCCTTGTCGGGCCGGGTTTCGATTGGTTTGGCAACCTATTCCTCCTCAAGCGCGCTGTCTCTCCCGCTGATTAAGGCAATGAGAGCACGGTTTCCCGATATCACAGTGCATATCAATGACAGTTTTGGCCATATCCTGAGCGAGCTGATCATGACCGGCAAAATGGACATGGCGCTCATATATACATCGGATCCGATCAAAGGCGTGTCACTGCGGCCGTTGTTCCGGGAGGAAATGTATCTGGTCTCGCCTGCGGGCATGACGCTTCCTGAAGCGCCCGGCAAGGCGTTGCCTCTATCGTCTCTGGACGCGATGCCGCTGCTATTGCCGAGCAAATCGCATTTCTTGCGGCGTTTGATCGACGATGCGGTCGGTCGGGCGCGGGCAAAGCCCGAGGTCATATCGGAGCTGGAATCCATCCCAGCACTCAGCGCCGCTGTTTTGGATGGCCTCGGTTCGACGATCCTGCCCGCATCCGTGGTTCTGGAAACCACAAGTTTTCAAGGTGCGCAGATGCATCCTCTCACCAAGCCGGTGATCGATGCAACCGTGTCTCTATGTACCTCCGACCATCTTCCGTTGTCCGAACCGGCGCTCGCGGCACGATCGGTTCTCCTCGAGATCGTCGCCAAGATGCAGAGCGAACATCACCCAGGCATTCGCGCGATTTAA
- a CDS encoding aspartate transaminase: MSTFVPASRVSRIKISPSTAAAAKARELKAAGRSIMDLTVGEPDFDTPDNVKAAAHAAIDRGETKYTAVNGTPALRKAIIGDFERRLGVTYADNEICVGGGAKQILFLALMASVENDAEVIIPAPYWVSYPDIVIANEGKPVIVACPEETGFKLTPDALEKAITPKTLWLILNAPSNPTGAAYSRSELEALGEVLLRHPQVFVLCDDIYDQVWFQDEPMTTLVAAVPALKERILLANGVSKSYAMTGWRIGYAGGPAPLIAAINKLQSQMSSCPSSISQAAAAHALSNDQAFIGESVKVYKERRDYACSRLNAIDGLSCYVPDGAFYLYPNCAGVIGKTTPDGKVIESDLDFVLYLLDGVGVAALQGAAYGLSPYFRISYATSMEVIEEACDRIEQAVKALN; the protein is encoded by the coding sequence ATGAGTACCTTCGTGCCCGCGTCGCGGGTTTCCAGGATCAAGATTTCTCCAAGCACGGCTGCCGCCGCAAAGGCGCGTGAGTTGAAGGCGGCTGGCCGCAGCATCATGGACCTGACCGTGGGCGAGCCGGATTTCGATACACCGGATAACGTCAAGGCTGCGGCTCACGCTGCGATTGATCGTGGCGAGACGAAATATACGGCAGTCAACGGCACGCCTGCGCTGCGCAAGGCGATCATCGGCGATTTCGAGCGCCGTCTCGGCGTGACCTATGCGGACAATGAAATCTGCGTGGGCGGCGGTGCAAAGCAGATACTCTTCCTCGCGCTGATGGCGAGTGTGGAGAACGATGCCGAGGTCATCATCCCTGCTCCCTACTGGGTTTCCTATCCAGACATAGTCATAGCCAATGAAGGAAAGCCCGTCATTGTCGCCTGCCCGGAAGAAACTGGTTTCAAGCTTACGCCCGACGCGCTCGAAAAGGCGATCACGCCGAAGACCCTCTGGCTTATCCTGAATGCACCTTCGAACCCGACGGGCGCCGCGTACAGCCGAAGCGAGCTTGAAGCGCTTGGCGAGGTCCTGCTTCGTCATCCGCAGGTTTTCGTCCTGTGTGACGACATCTATGACCAGGTTTGGTTCCAGGATGAACCGATGACGACCCTGGTGGCGGCTGTGCCAGCGTTGAAGGAACGCATCCTGCTCGCAAATGGCGTATCCAAGTCTTATGCGATGACAGGCTGGCGCATTGGTTATGCTGGCGGTCCGGCACCTTTGATTGCGGCCATCAACAAGCTTCAGTCGCAGATGTCGTCCTGCCCATCTTCCATCAGCCAGGCTGCTGCGGCCCATGCGCTCTCGAACGATCAGGCTTTCATTGGCGAAAGTGTGAAGGTCTACAAGGAGCGTCGTGACTATGCCTGCTCCCGCCTGAACGCCATCGACGGTTTGTCTTGCTATGTGCCGGATGGTGCATTTTATCTCTACCCGAACTGTGCAGGCGTGATCGGTAAAACGACACCGGACGGAAAGGTGATCGAGAGCGATCTCGATTTCGTGCTGTATCTCCTCGATGGCGTCGGTGTGGCGGCATTGCAGGGCGCAGCGTACGGGCTGTCTCCATATTTCCGCATTTCCTACGCAACCTCGATGGAGGTAATCGAGGAAGCTTGTGACCGGATCGAGCAGGCGGTCAAGGCTCTTAATTGA
- a CDS encoding ABC transporter ATP-binding protein has translation MAADSNLSIKGLRAGYGNLDILNGVDLDVPAGEFVALMGPNGAGKSTLLKTLYGMTTVKEGDIHWRGKNIAGAKSKSILGDGISFVPQGRCNFPVMTVDENLQMAAYTIRDAKVKADRDYLYDLFPILKTRRSTLAGNMSGGEQQLLEVAMAVLQRPKVLLVDEPSVGLSPAAIGIVFNELLRLHAEGMTILLVEQNTKKAMEVAQRAVILRLGKVIWDGKPADISHDELGELFLTGKMRDELDAVH, from the coding sequence TTGGCGGCTGACAGCAATCTTTCCATCAAAGGCCTGCGCGCAGGATACGGAAATCTCGATATTCTGAACGGTGTCGATCTGGATGTTCCAGCCGGTGAGTTCGTTGCCCTGATGGGGCCGAACGGCGCGGGCAAATCCACTCTGCTCAAGACCCTTTACGGCATGACCACCGTCAAGGAAGGCGATATCCACTGGCGGGGCAAGAACATTGCGGGAGCAAAGTCGAAGTCTATCCTGGGAGATGGCATTTCCTTCGTCCCGCAGGGGCGGTGCAACTTTCCGGTCATGACCGTGGATGAGAACCTGCAAATGGCGGCCTATACCATCCGCGATGCGAAGGTGAAGGCCGATCGCGACTACTTGTACGATCTGTTTCCCATTCTCAAGACCCGCCGTTCCACGCTTGCCGGAAACATGTCCGGCGGTGAACAGCAGTTGCTGGAAGTGGCCATGGCTGTCCTTCAGCGTCCCAAGGTGCTGCTGGTCGATGAACCGTCTGTGGGGCTATCGCCCGCAGCGATCGGCATCGTTTTTAACGAATTGCTGCGGCTCCATGCGGAAGGCATGACCATTCTGCTTGTCGAACAGAACACGAAGAAGGCGATGGAGGTCGCGCAGCGCGCCGTTATCCTGCGTCTTGGCAAGGTAATCTGGGATGGCAAGCCGGCAGACATAAGCCATGACGAGCTTGGGGAACTCTTCCTGACGGGCAAGATGCGCGACGAACTGGATGCCGTGCACTGA
- a CDS encoding ABC transporter ATP-binding protein, whose protein sequence is MTSHLPILDIRNLSKSYGAVRAVNDVSMHVNRGEIAGLIGPNGSGKSTFFDCTTGLAQPSAGTVFLDGQDITGWSLNRIAREGRMLRSFQNTVTFKALDVEENLIIAGQMFTFRTLASTFGIGKVSRSRINALRERARELIKMAGLWDVRHQPAGNLSGGQQKLIQFASMLMPEPKIILLDEPMAGINPKIIERVVETIQYANKSLGVSFLVIEHNIDVVTSICQRVVVLDQGAKLVEGLPQEIINDQRVREAYLGG, encoded by the coding sequence ATGACTTCGCATCTTCCCATTCTGGACATTCGCAATCTCAGTAAGTCCTACGGTGCGGTCCGTGCCGTCAACGACGTCAGCATGCATGTCAATCGCGGTGAAATCGCAGGATTGATCGGCCCGAACGGTTCCGGAAAATCGACTTTCTTCGACTGCACGACGGGGTTGGCGCAGCCAAGCGCGGGAACGGTCTTTCTGGATGGCCAGGATATAACCGGATGGTCACTCAACCGCATCGCGCGGGAGGGACGCATGCTCCGCTCGTTCCAGAATACGGTTACATTCAAGGCTTTGGACGTGGAGGAAAACCTCATCATCGCAGGCCAGATGTTTACCTTTCGGACACTGGCTTCGACGTTCGGTATCGGCAAGGTTTCGCGCAGCCGCATCAATGCCCTGCGGGAACGGGCTCGTGAATTGATCAAGATGGCGGGCTTGTGGGATGTGCGGCACCAACCGGCGGGTAATTTGTCCGGGGGGCAGCAGAAGTTGATCCAGTTCGCCTCCATGCTCATGCCGGAGCCGAAAATCATCCTTCTCGACGAGCCGATGGCTGGCATCAATCCCAAGATCATCGAACGTGTGGTCGAAACAATCCAGTACGCCAACAAGTCACTGGGCGTCAGCTTCCTCGTGATCGAGCACAATATCGATGTCGTGACCAGCATTTGCCAGCGTGTCGTCGTGCTTGATCAGGGCGCAAAGCTCGTTGAAGGACTGCCACAGGAAATCATCAACGACCAGCGCGTGAGGGAGGCCTATCTTGGCGGCTGA
- a CDS encoding branched-chain amino acid ABC transporter permease, translating into MSLTDTASRARRRDLRIPLAAVLIVIALAAPFIGTRYVTHSLIIALIFMLPAHGLNLLVGYTGLLSLAQAAFFGIGAYTAGLLAVHYNTPFYINLIAAGLVSGAIALPLGIPALRLRSTSFVMCTLGFVIIGQAISKNWISLTRGDMGLSGIPKPYFELGPLSFAISGTTSFYYLALAITVLGTLIAWALVRSPAGRNMVAIRENETLAESLGVPTWRYKLIVFMLSAVFAGVGGCLYAHYLTVVSPLTFQMYYSTTMLIIVLGGGAGMISGTVLGSLLFVGLTEALRVAPELRMIAYGLCLLALVFWFKNGLAPLINRFWNAIGGSK; encoded by the coding sequence ATGTCTCTCACGGACACTGCTTCCCGGGCACGCCGTCGCGATTTGCGCATTCCGCTCGCCGCCGTCCTGATCGTCATCGCACTCGCCGCACCATTCATCGGCACGCGCTATGTGACCCACTCGCTGATCATCGCGTTGATCTTCATGCTTCCGGCCCATGGGCTCAATCTGCTCGTTGGCTATACCGGTCTTCTGTCATTGGCGCAGGCTGCGTTTTTCGGCATCGGCGCCTATACGGCAGGTCTGCTCGCTGTTCATTACAATACGCCATTCTACATCAATCTGATCGCTGCGGGTCTGGTGTCGGGCGCCATCGCTCTGCCTCTCGGCATCCCGGCGCTGCGCCTGCGTTCGACCTCGTTCGTCATGTGTACGCTCGGCTTCGTCATCATTGGTCAGGCGATATCCAAGAACTGGATTTCGCTGACCCGCGGCGATATGGGCCTTTCGGGCATACCGAAGCCATACTTCGAACTGGGGCCGCTCTCCTTCGCGATCAGCGGAACCACCAGCTTCTATTACCTCGCGCTGGCGATCACCGTGTTGGGAACTCTGATTGCCTGGGCTCTCGTACGGTCTCCCGCTGGTCGTAACATGGTGGCAATCCGTGAGAACGAAACTCTGGCGGAGTCGCTCGGAGTGCCGACATGGCGCTATAAATTGATCGTATTCATGCTGAGCGCGGTCTTTGCGGGCGTGGGAGGTTGCCTTTATGCGCACTATCTCACCGTTGTCAGCCCTCTGACCTTTCAGATGTACTACTCGACCACTATGCTGATCATCGTTCTTGGCGGTGGCGCGGGAATGATCTCCGGCACTGTACTCGGAAGCCTGCTTTTCGTGGGACTGACGGAAGCGCTTCGCGTGGCGCCCGAGTTGCGCATGATCGCATATGGTCTGTGCCTTCTGGCTCTTGTCTTCTGGTTCAAAAACGGCCTTGCACCTTTGATCAATCGCTTCTGGAACGCAATCGGAGGTTCGAAATGA
- a CDS encoding branched-chain amino acid ABC transporter permease: MFSTIIEQVINGIVTGSVYAIVAVGMTMIFGVLRAINFAHGEYYMLGTFGAWFAIDYLGLSYEASIVVGVLSTIVVAYVVGQLVMRRMVGAPAESGVLATLGIALILQNTVIFVFGGGYKFFAGGYIEPISVFGFSLAQQRIIILVVCLLVFVGLELMVTYSRLGMAMRAVSQNIQCCGVVGIDVPQVVLRTFILGAALAALSGVLTAPVNVSVYGGMGELITFKTLPIIIMGGLGNVRGTFYAAMILGIAESLVATYIGLQFRDTVGFATLILMLMWRPHGLFSTQARF, translated from the coding sequence ATGTTCTCGACAATTATCGAGCAGGTCATAAACGGTATCGTCACCGGTTCCGTTTATGCCATCGTCGCCGTCGGCATGACGATGATTTTCGGCGTGCTTCGAGCCATCAACTTCGCTCACGGCGAATATTACATGCTAGGGACTTTCGGGGCGTGGTTTGCCATCGACTATCTCGGTCTTTCCTATGAAGCTTCGATTGTCGTTGGTGTTCTGTCGACGATCGTAGTGGCTTATGTCGTAGGACAACTGGTGATGCGCAGGATGGTGGGGGCGCCGGCGGAGTCCGGCGTTCTCGCCACCCTTGGTATCGCGCTCATTCTTCAAAACACCGTCATTTTCGTGTTTGGCGGCGGTTACAAGTTCTTCGCAGGCGGGTACATCGAACCCATCTCCGTTTTCGGCTTTTCCCTTGCGCAGCAGCGCATCATCATCCTCGTCGTGTGCCTTCTGGTGTTCGTCGGTCTTGAGTTGATGGTGACATACAGCCGATTAGGTATGGCCATGCGTGCCGTATCGCAGAATATTCAGTGCTGTGGCGTGGTTGGTATAGATGTCCCTCAGGTCGTGTTACGCACCTTCATTCTCGGTGCGGCGCTTGCCGCACTGTCGGGTGTCCTGACGGCGCCGGTGAATGTCAGCGTTTACGGCGGCATGGGTGAACTCATCACCTTCAAGACACTTCCGATCATCATCATGGGAGGCCTTGGTAACGTTCGGGGCACCTTCTACGCTGCCATGATCCTGGGTATCGCCGAGAGCCTGGTCGCCACCTATATCGGCCTCCAGTTCCGTGACACCGTTGGATTTGCGACGCTTATCCTGATGCTGATGTGGCGGCCCCATGGCCTGTTTTCGACGCAGGCGCGCTTCTGA
- a CDS encoding ABC transporter substrate-binding protein gives MTRRITRRFLLISTAAILAFGAQPITHAIAADSIKVGVVAPMSGPNARYGAFSLRGAELAVKDINDAGGINGQKIELFNADSQGTPVEGVSATRRLIDQDGVSFVIGDVSSSVTLAMQPVAEDAEILLLNAASSNPKITYQAGVGGFKWTFRNYPTDENRAFVVAKYAAEQRGFTKFAVLSVDSDYGRSAVTFTKKYLPDFKGEILSEDYYKEGEVDFRSVLAKIRDNGAQAIIMYGLADTTPIIARQMLELGLAGKVTLIGNGEFNTEKTIQAAPKAMEGAVEAAAWLPQFDSPASKAFVEKFTTTYKEAPNNHAYVHWDTVNLLAQAIKQAGSSDKEKVRDTLSKIKYTSPVGEVTFDDHNQARLPMILLQIENGKPSIKGAYTAEIQYPAQ, from the coding sequence ATGACACGTAGAATTACACGCAGGTTTCTTCTAATTTCCACAGCTGCCATCTTGGCATTTGGTGCACAGCCGATCACCCACGCGATAGCCGCAGATAGCATCAAGGTGGGCGTGGTCGCACCGATGAGCGGTCCGAATGCGCGATACGGCGCTTTCTCCTTGCGCGGCGCCGAACTGGCGGTGAAAGACATCAACGATGCCGGTGGTATCAATGGGCAGAAGATCGAACTCTTCAACGCCGATAGTCAGGGAACGCCGGTTGAAGGCGTCTCTGCAACGCGCCGCCTAATCGACCAAGATGGCGTCAGTTTCGTTATCGGCGACGTCTCCAGTTCGGTGACGCTTGCCATGCAGCCTGTAGCCGAAGATGCCGAAATTCTGCTTCTTAACGCTGCTTCTTCCAACCCGAAGATCACCTATCAAGCTGGTGTCGGCGGCTTTAAGTGGACCTTCCGCAACTATCCGACCGATGAAAACCGTGCGTTCGTGGTTGCCAAATACGCCGCTGAACAGCGCGGTTTCACCAAGTTCGCGGTACTTTCGGTCGATAGCGACTATGGCCGTTCGGCAGTTACCTTTACGAAGAAATACCTTCCCGATTTCAAGGGCGAAATCCTTAGCGAAGACTATTACAAGGAAGGCGAAGTCGATTTCCGCAGCGTTCTCGCAAAAATTCGCGACAATGGTGCGCAGGCCATCATCATGTATGGTCTGGCCGATACGACACCCATCATTGCGCGTCAGATGCTGGAGCTTGGGCTTGCCGGCAAGGTTACGCTGATCGGTAATGGCGAGTTCAATACCGAGAAAACGATCCAGGCTGCACCGAAGGCCATGGAGGGAGCGGTCGAAGCCGCAGCGTGGCTGCCTCAGTTCGATAGCCCTGCAAGCAAGGCTTTCGTCGAAAAGTTTACCACGACCTACAAGGAAGCGCCAAACAACCACGCCTATGTCCACTGGGACACGGTGAACCTGCTTGCCCAGGCCATAAAGCAAGCTGGAAGTTCGGATAAGGAAAAGGTGCGGGATACTCTTTCGAAAATCAAATATACCAGCCCCGTCGGCGAGGTTACGTTCGACGATCATAACCAGGCCCGTCTGCCGATGATCCTGCTACAGATCGAAAACGGCAAACCAAGCATCAAGGGCGCCTATACGGCAGAAATCCAGTACCCGGCTCAGTAA
- a CDS encoding DUF1127 domain-containing protein, whose product MRIQDKLRNFIRTRRAIAELHALDDKNLADLGVSRSQIRAAVEGRL is encoded by the coding sequence ATGCGAATTCAGGACAAGCTGCGCAACTTCATCCGCACCCGACGCGCGATCGCTGAGCTTCACGCACTAGATGATAAGAACCTTGCTGATCTCGGAGTAAGCCGATCCCAGATTCGCGCCGCTGTGGAAGGTCGACTTTAA
- a CDS encoding DUF6088 family protein → MPDPTSDTLERIHHRIADAAPSGVWSRSDFLDIATPNAVEKALQRLTNRGDIRRPHRGLYDKPAVSQLTGKMVFPPRASFIDAIARRDKLRVCVDGMTAANDLGLTTAVPARSTIYADTYPRTIEIEANAGDAEATKPVIYILDFKRISAKTAFWAGRPAMRVIQALHWFRDERSNLETVVDGIVRYLARSHHRQPIVEDLRENIHAIPAWMYQAVETITADPPLQEDGNTLPGRGGER, encoded by the coding sequence ATGCCGGATCCCACATCTGACACTTTGGAACGCATTCACCATCGGATCGCCGACGCGGCGCCTTCGGGGGTTTGGTCGCGCTCCGACTTCCTGGATATCGCAACACCGAACGCCGTCGAAAAGGCGCTACAGAGGCTGACCAATCGCGGCGACATCCGCCGCCCTCATCGTGGTCTTTACGACAAGCCAGCTGTCAGCCAACTGACAGGCAAGATGGTGTTTCCGCCACGGGCCTCATTCATCGATGCAATCGCGCGACGTGACAAACTTCGTGTTTGCGTCGATGGCATGACGGCTGCCAATGATCTTGGCCTGACGACGGCCGTCCCCGCCAGGTCAACAATCTATGCGGACACATATCCCCGAACCATCGAGATCGAGGCCAATGCCGGCGATGCGGAGGCCACGAAGCCCGTGATCTACATCTTGGACTTCAAGCGTATCTCAGCAAAGACCGCTTTTTGGGCGGGCCGGCCGGCAATGCGAGTGATCCAGGCCCTTCACTGGTTTCGTGACGAGCGATCCAATCTGGAGACCGTTGTCGATGGTATCGTCCGCTACCTGGCACGAAGCCATCATAGGCAGCCGATCGTCGAAGATCTGCGCGAAAACATTCACGCCATCCCAGCCTGGATGTATCAGGCTGTGGAGACCATAACCGCCGATCCGCCACTCCAGGAAGACGGAAACACTTTGCCGGGCCGCGGGGGGGAAAGGTGA